Proteins encoded together in one Catellatospora citrea window:
- a CDS encoding SigE family RNA polymerase sigma factor, producing MADTATFDEFVTVRSRHLLRIAYLLSGDHILAEDLLQTALAKSWTAWKRIQGDPEPYVRRVLVNTYNSWWRRRWHGERPTETLPEHAGPSPHSAVDERDQLWRALDRLPRQQRVVLVLRYFEDLTEAEIARTMDISPGAVKAYASRGLATLRLDPSLRALPQPDDDAPAGNERLVAVQRRIIQRRRTRLSAAAAACLIVIAAISGYALAPGLDRGDVADLPELYRGHRIVARLQANFSQGTAELVWTPGSTDLTLFPACATGLLPAEVDLSVNGAYVTTVTCGSRMEFTVARTMNARTAAARKLRVGEPARITLSFVGAAADTGQRTADGVMAVAVAERLPFDEYPLPSRPASLDPLPYPDAAPGRIRLYGPEAQVTTVQWRGSLTFRARAQTPGSLLVSINGIAVENFGWWDYEQGNRAGFLDFGTTAEARLGLPNLVTGQTVVITVEPEFMTGDWWLTVDQPGT from the coding sequence ATGGCCGACACGGCGACGTTCGACGAGTTCGTGACGGTGCGCTCGCGCCACCTGCTGCGCATCGCGTACCTGCTCTCGGGCGACCACATCCTCGCCGAGGACCTGCTGCAGACCGCGCTGGCCAAGTCGTGGACGGCGTGGAAGCGGATCCAGGGCGACCCCGAGCCGTACGTGCGCCGCGTGCTCGTCAACACGTACAACTCGTGGTGGCGGCGGCGCTGGCACGGCGAGCGGCCCACCGAGACGCTGCCCGAGCACGCCGGACCGTCGCCGCACAGCGCGGTCGACGAGCGGGACCAGCTGTGGCGTGCGCTCGACCGGCTGCCCCGCCAGCAGCGGGTGGTGCTGGTGCTGCGGTACTTCGAGGACCTCACCGAGGCGGAGATCGCGCGGACCATGGACATCTCGCCGGGCGCCGTGAAGGCGTACGCCTCCCGGGGCCTGGCCACCCTGCGCCTGGACCCCTCGCTGCGCGCACTGCCGCAGCCCGACGACGACGCGCCGGCGGGCAACGAGCGGCTGGTCGCCGTCCAGCGGCGGATCATCCAGCGCCGCCGCACCCGGCTGTCCGCGGCGGCCGCGGCCTGCCTGATCGTCATCGCCGCGATCTCGGGCTACGCGCTCGCGCCCGGCCTGGACCGCGGCGACGTCGCCGACCTGCCCGAGCTGTACCGGGGGCACCGCATCGTGGCCCGGCTGCAGGCGAACTTCTCCCAGGGCACGGCGGAGCTGGTGTGGACACCGGGCAGCACCGACCTGACCCTGTTCCCGGCCTGCGCCACCGGCCTGCTGCCGGCCGAGGTCGACCTGAGCGTCAACGGCGCCTATGTCACGACGGTCACCTGCGGCTCCCGAATGGAGTTCACCGTGGCGCGCACCATGAACGCGCGCACCGCGGCGGCCCGCAAACTGCGCGTCGGCGAGCCCGCCCGGATCACGCTGAGCTTCGTCGGCGCGGCGGCCGACACCGGGCAGCGGACCGCCGACGGCGTGATGGCGGTCGCCGTCGCCGAGCGGTTGCCGTTCGACGAGTACCCGCTGCCGTCGCGACCCGCGAGCCTGGACCCGCTGCCGTATCCCGACGCAGCGCCGGGCCGGATCCGGCTCTACGGCCCCGAGGCCCAGGTCACCACCGTGCAGTGGCGCGGTTCGCTGACGTTCCGGGCCCGCGCGCAGACCCCGGGCAGCCTGCTCGTCTCCATCAACGGCATCGCCGTGGAGAACTTCGGGTGGTGGGACTACGAGCAGGGCAACCGGGCCGGATTCCTGGACTTCGGCACGACCGCCGAGGCGCGGCTGGGACTGCCCAACCTCGTCACCGGCCAGACCGTGGTCATCACCGTGGAGCCCGAGTTCATGACGGGCGACTGGTGGCTCACCGTCGACCAGCCCGGGACGTAA
- a CDS encoding SigE family RNA polymerase sigma factor produces MAETATFDEFVVTRSRHLLRVAYLLTGDHALAEDLLQTALARSWSAWRRIHGDPEPYVRRVLANTYNSWWRRRWHGERPTETLPEHAGPSQHTAVDDRDQLRRALARLPRQQKVVLVLRYFEDLSEADIARTLGISTGSVKTHASKGLAKLRLDPSLRELPQPDDGPAGNERLTAVRTRIARGRRRSIAGVATACLVALALIAAYALLPHLRARALPEPAFPIEVPQFAQSPQGFVDLDYYRLATVAQHDYTPHLDPALTWTPSGRPEALFLACRHLGQLQTLAIQVRVNGQLRGMDICTGDTNMGFNGFFITLDPAALGLVAGRPATVALDLAFGQHGDEPLPEGTVAVAVGELATYAELPWPGTDPSRAPLDRTPPEGVDPATVTVLESGGAHSTAITWAGPLVLSAQAQTPGRLRVLVDGKVLTHLDFGAPFMNLAGSVNAPLDPGYPYANGVPFTPRPGSKITVTVEPEQLVGDWHVVIYPQPPS; encoded by the coding sequence CTGCTCACCGGTGACCACGCGCTGGCCGAGGACCTGCTGCAGACCGCCCTGGCCCGGTCCTGGTCGGCCTGGCGGCGCATCCACGGCGACCCGGAGCCGTACGTGCGGCGGGTGCTCGCGAACACGTACAACTCCTGGTGGCGACGCCGCTGGCACGGCGAGCGCCCCACCGAGACGCTGCCCGAGCACGCCGGGCCGTCGCAGCACACCGCGGTCGACGACCGCGACCAGCTCCGCCGCGCCCTGGCCAGGCTGCCCCGGCAGCAGAAGGTCGTCCTGGTGCTGCGCTACTTCGAGGACCTCAGCGAGGCCGACATCGCCCGGACCCTCGGCATCTCCACGGGCTCGGTGAAGACGCACGCCTCCAAAGGGCTGGCGAAGCTGCGGCTGGACCCGAGCCTGCGGGAGCTGCCGCAGCCCGACGACGGGCCGGCGGGCAACGAGCGGCTGACCGCGGTGCGCACCCGCATCGCGCGGGGCCGCCGCCGGAGCATCGCCGGGGTCGCGACGGCCTGCCTGGTCGCGCTGGCGCTCATCGCCGCGTACGCGCTGCTGCCGCACCTGCGGGCGCGGGCGCTGCCGGAGCCCGCGTTCCCGATCGAGGTGCCGCAGTTCGCGCAAAGCCCGCAGGGGTTCGTCGACCTCGACTACTACCGCCTGGCCACGGTCGCCCAGCACGATTACACGCCCCACCTCGACCCGGCACTCACCTGGACGCCCAGCGGACGCCCGGAGGCCCTGTTCCTCGCCTGCCGCCACCTGGGGCAGCTGCAGACCCTGGCCATCCAGGTCCGGGTGAACGGGCAGCTGAGGGGCATGGACATCTGCACCGGCGACACGAACATGGGCTTCAACGGCTTCTTCATCACGCTGGACCCGGCGGCGCTGGGTCTGGTCGCGGGCCGTCCGGCCACCGTGGCGCTGGACCTCGCGTTCGGCCAGCACGGCGACGAGCCGCTGCCCGAGGGCACCGTCGCGGTCGCGGTCGGCGAGCTCGCCACGTACGCGGAGCTGCCGTGGCCGGGCACCGACCCGTCCCGCGCGCCACTGGACCGCACCCCGCCCGAAGGCGTCGACCCGGCCACCGTCACCGTGCTGGAGTCCGGAGGCGCGCACAGCACCGCGATCACCTGGGCCGGTCCCCTCGTGCTGTCGGCGCAGGCACAGACCCCCGGCCGCCTGCGCGTCCTCGTCGACGGCAAGGTGCTGACCCACCTGGACTTCGGCGCGCCCTTCATGAACCTGGCCGGGAGCGTCAACGCCCCGCTCGATCCCGGGTACCCGTACGCGAACGGTGTCCCATTCACGCCCCGGCCCGGCTCGAAGATCACCGTCACCGTCGAGCCGGAGCAGCTGGTCGGCGATTGGCACGTCGTGATCTACCCGCAGCCGCCCAGCTGA